The following DNA comes from Calditrichota bacterium.
TATGAACAGTCCGTAGCGGCATTGAGGGAGATTCTACGCTCGTTCGATCCCACTGGATTCAAACCGGAGGAGGCGCGTCGGAATGCCGCGCGTTTCGATGCAGGACAGTTCAGCTCGAATGTCGTGCGCTTTATCGAACACTCCCGGCGGATAGTGCAGGAATCTCGCGGCGAATGAGCGGACATCCAAGTTCCCGAATCTGGCTGGTGCTGGGCGCAGTGCTTTCGGATTTCCTGGCGATTCTGGGTAGTATGGGAGTTGCCTATAGCATTCGCTTCGGGTCTGCATTTCTGGAACTAATTCCAGCCGTTAACGGAGTCCCGCCTTATGTCTGGTATGGGCGGCTTGCGGTCCTCTGGGCGGTGATGACAACGGGACTATTGATTGGCGGCAACTATTACCGCGTTCCGAACTCCGTAGGACTGGCAGGCGACCTCGTCGGTGCTGCAGTCCGGTTCGTCGTTGCCGCGACGATTCTGCTCGCAGGGCTATTTTTCTATCGGGAACTGACCTTCTCCCGGCTCACGTTAGGTTTGGCGATGATCACCGGGCTGATACTGCTCGGCTTATCGCGAGGACTCTGGCAAGCCATTCGGCGAGTTTTATACCGCAGGGGCATCGGCCTGAAGCGAGCCGCTATTGTTGGCAGCGGCGATGACGCGAATCTGCTGTTACGACATATCCAGAATCATCCCCGTTTCGGCTATTCGGCTGTTGGCTTGTTAGGCACGGCCATTGCCCCGAACCATGTTCTTCCTGTTCTTGGCAACATAGCGGATGCAGGCAATATCGTCCCCCGGTATCAAATCGATACCATAATCGTGTCGGGGCAGGAAGGAAAGTCGCTCGTCGCAGATCTGGTGCGGGCTTGCTATGGGATCAATGTTGAGTTTCTCTATGTTCCGGACATCAACCTTCCGGCAGGATCATCGGGGACTTTATCCCATCCAACGGGACCGCGCCGGATCGTCGAAGTCGGCGGAGTGCCTCTTTGGGCACTGAAGGAGACCCCCTTCACCGGCTGGCCGGGTCTAACCAAAAGGCTCTTCGACTTTATAGCCGCAAGTTCCATTCTGCTGACCATCTCACCCCTGCTTATTATTGTTGTCCTCGCCGTGAAACTGACCAGCCGCGGGCCGGTATTCTACAGTCAACGGCGTGTCGGCC
Coding sequences within:
- a CDS encoding sugar transferase produces the protein MSGHPSSRIWLVLGAVLSDFLAILGSMGVAYSIRFGSAFLELIPAVNGVPPYVWYGRLAVLWAVMTTGLLIGGNYYRVPNSVGLAGDLVGAAVRFVVAATILLAGLFFYRELTFSRLTLGLAMITGLILLGLSRGLWQAIRRVLYRRGIGLKRAAIVGSGDDANLLLRHIQNHPRFGYSAVGLLGTAIAPNHVLPVLGNIADAGNIVPRYQIDTIIVSGQEGKSLVADLVRACYGINVEFLYVPDINLPAGSSGTLSHPTGPRRIVEVGGVPLWALKETPFTGWPGLTKRLFDFIAASSILLTISPLLIIVVLAVKLTSRGPVFYSQRRVGLDGRVFNCLKFRSMRPDAEVSTGAVWAQPGDPRVTTVGRFLRRFSLDELPQLLNVVKGDM